The window ATCAGCTACCGCACCTCGAAAGAGGAGTCCCTGATCGAGAGATACGGAGGGGGGGACTTGAGTTTCCGTACCATGCACCTCGTCCCACTTCGCGTTGCAGGCCACCTTCTTGCCCCCTTCCCTCCCTGGGAAAGGAGATTCGTTGGAGATTGGTACATATTGCCTGCCACATGGACAATTCTTGCCCTTCTCCCTTATTTTGCGGTCGGGCTATATCGCAGTGCCGCGGGAGGCGCAAGCCCGTCGATGGTATTGCTTATCTACTTCATTTTCCTGGGTACCGCGATTGCATTCGCGGGGCCATTCATCTATGAAAGGTACCGGCTGCTCATCACCCCACTCTATCTGGCCATTTCAGCTTCGACTTTCGTTTCGTCGTCATGGAGACGACGTGCCCTGTTGCTCTTGATGGCATTGGGCTTTGTCGTGGCGGCATATTTCCTGTGGTTGCTGCTCAGAGCAGGGACTTGAAATCGGGGGAATAACTTGTCAATGGATTTTCAATCGATGCGCCACGCCCCCTTTTTGGTCGATATGTTGCGAGCCAGGCTGGCTCGGGATGCAGACATGCAGCAGTTGCGCGACACCTATCTGCCGGGAAACTGTGCGGAGCTTCCCGAGATGAGTTCGGCCAAGCTCTGGAACAGCCTCTCCGGCTACGAGGATGTACCCGAGGTCAGACTGCGCCGTCTTGCTCGTGTGGCTGAACTGCTTCCGGACGAGGGGCGGATACTTGATATCGGTGTCGGATGGGGGGAGATCATCCCCTTGTTGTCCGGCAAGAAGGGAAGGAAGTACGTTGGACTGGATTTTTCGGAGGCGATGATCGATCAGGTCAGGAAGAAATTTCCTGAAGTGGAACTCATCCACGGGGATATCTCCCATCTGCCCGGCTCGTTCGATGTCATCATGGCTCTGGAGGTATGCGAGCATATCGTCGCCCATAAGGTCATGGAGTTCTATCGGCAGATTGCCGAAAGGCTGTCGAATGGCGGCATCTTCGTCGTGACCGTTCCCCTCCACGAGGATCTGAAGGGGATGACGCTGTGCTGTCCCGGATGCGGTACGTGGCATAACCGGATGGGCCATGTCCGCAGCTATACGCCGAAGCTGATCGAATCCGAATTGCGGCTGGCCGGGTTTAGCATCCTGTCCATGGACTTCATCTACGCCCACTTTCCTTCCGGAGTTCTGGGAGCGTTGAAGAGGCATGTCGTGGATGTCGGGCGAAAGTTGCTGGGCTTCGGGGCGACCAGCCCCCTGAATGCAATCGTGGTTGCTTCGAGAAATGCGGACGCATGAGCCCGGGATGAATAATTCGATCGCCGTCGTCATACCGACCAAGGACCGCCCTGATGATCTTCGCACGATGCTTGCCAGCCTCGGTGCGCAAACGCGCAGGCCGGATCAGGTGATCGTCGTCGACGGCAGCGATCCGGACATCCGGCATGTCGTGGAGGCGTTCCCCGAGTTGGGCATAGATTACGTTCGCGTCTTTCCTCCCTCGCTTTCGAGGCAGCGCAATGCAGGCATGGCGAGGCTGCGCGAGGGAATTTCGCTGGCGGGCTATCTCGATGACGACCTGGTGCTCGAGCCGGAGGCCGTGGAGCGGATGATGTCCTTCTGGGAAGGCGCCGACTCCACCGTGGGCGGGGCCGCATTCAGCATCACGAATTTTCCGGCCCCGAGGCATGTCCCGTTGAAGAGCCTGTTCTGGATCGACAGCGCGAAGCCGGGAAGGGTACTGCCTTCCGGGGTCGTGTCCTCCCTCATGTGCGAGGGGGGCGACCTGGAGACTGATTGGCTGTGCGGCGGGGCCACGATCTGGCGGCGTGAGGTGATCGACACCTATCGCTATGATGAGTGGTACCAGGGAACGGGGTTCCTGGAAGACGTCGATTACAGCTTCAGCGTCCGCGAACGCTACCGGCTGTTTCTCGTGGCGTCGGCGCGGCTTGCGCACTACAGCCATCCGGTCAGGCCGGAACGGCAGTTCCTTCTCGGCAAGTGGCAGATCGTCAACCGCATGAGACTGGTGCGGAAGTTCAGATCCCGTGGCCTGTCCCCCTGGAAGTCGTGGGTCGCTAGCGTGGCGCTTACGGCGCTCAATTTTGGCCAAGCGCTCGTTGCGCGTGACGGCCAGTATCTGAACCGTGCTCGAGGCAACTTTGCCGGCCTCTTTTCAGAGCTTTCCGGCCGCAGGGAGCAGATAGGCGGACACCTGAAGTGACGGGTCGGCCAGGCATGAGCCGAGCGTCGGGCATTCCCGGATCACCACGATTCCTTGGCGTCGCAATCGATGGCGGCGCGCGTTCCATGCTGTTGCCGCTGATCGATGCCGGCGTGCTCCGGATGCCTCGGGACATGATCAACATCCGCGACGCCCGGGGCTGGCGCAGCGAGATGGAGGCTGGCGGATACCGCGGCGTCGTTGTCGGAACCTCGGACAGCGAGTCGGGGAGGGAGGTCGAAAGCGCGACCCGTTCGGGGGCGGCGCTCGCGAGGTTGCCGGTCATTGCTTTCGAGGACTTTCCGGGTAATTTTCGGCATCAGGATGACGCAGGGGAAACGACGCTCGTCGTTGAAAGCGAGCAGGCCGGGCGGATCGCGAAAGACCGCCTCGGAGGGAATTGCCCGCGCATGCTTGTCTTTCCTCCTGTCCGATACGATTCCCAGCGAACCCGTTTGCGAGAACTCAGGGAGCGGACCCGGGCAGCCTGGGCATGCATGGCGCTGTCGCCGCCGCCGGTCCTGTGGGCCGGGCAGCCCGAAACCGGCGAATGCCTGCGCACCCTCGACGCATTGCTGCCGGCGCTGCGCGGCGAGGGCGCCGTCCTGCTCTTCAAGGCGCATCCGCGCGATCGTGGATATCCATCCGCTTACGCGCATCTATTCGATAAACCGGATGGCCGTGTCAGGGACGTGACCTCCCTTGATGTCGATGCCGTCATGGCGCTCGGCCCGAGACTCGTGGTCACGCAGTTCTCTTCCGTTGCGGTCGAGGCGGGGTTCCATGGGGTGCCGGCCATGAACGTGCTGTTGCCTGAGGCAGGCGGATCCCTCCTGCTGACGAAGAAGGGATACCGCATTCCGCCGTGGTGCTCCGCGGGAGCGGCATATGTCGCCGTCGAGGAGCCCGGAATGCCGGCAATGCTGCATGAGGCGCTTCGCGACGACCTTGGGAGAGAACGTATAATTTCCCGATTCGACAGATATTTTTCGGCTTCCTCCGTCGTGTTGCCAAGGCTCGTGCGGATGCTGGAGGACTTTCCCACCATGGGTGGAATGGCCACCGTTACCGCTGTTTCCGGAGATTCAGACAATGCTCAAGCCAGGTAGGGTTCCCGCAGTCCATACAGCCGGCAATGACGCAGCGTTGCTGCGGGATGGAAGCGTGAGCCTGGATGACAGGGAATTGAGCGATGCGCTTGCGGCACTCGAAGGCGAACCCGAGATCACGGCGCTCCTGCATCCGGAGGTGCGCTACGAGGTGACCGACCGCTGCAACGCGACGTGCATCATGTGTCCGCGTGACAAGCACGAGCATGGCCGCGAGCACGGGATCATGGACCAGGCGAAGTACGAGCGGAGCATCGACGAGGTCGCGTGCCTGGGCGCACGCAAGTTAGTCCTCACTGGTTTCGGCGAACCCCTGCTGGACAAGAAACTAGAGCGGAAGGTTGCCTACGCCCGGGACAAGGGGCTGTCCACCTACATCATCACGAACGCCTCCGCGCTGAACGCGGCGCGTTCGCGAAAGCTGATCGAGGCCGGCCTCAGCGAGGTGCGCGTGAGCTTCTATGGCATGCGTGCCGAGACCTACAACGCGGTCATGAGGAAGCTGGACTTCGGACGCACGATGAGCAACGTCCTCGAATTCCTGCGCATCCGGGACGAAATGGGCGCCGCCACGAGGGTCCAGATGTCCTATCTGGAGATGGAGCAGAACCGGGAGGACACCGCTGCTTTCCTGGAGTTCTGGGAGCCGAGGGTCAATGCCGTCGAGGTCTGGAAACCTCACAATTTCGGCGATGGCCGCGATTTCCGCGCCCGGCTGGACGATTCGTGCAAGACGACCTGCGGCCGCCCCGAGAACGGCCCCCTGCAGATCCAGTGGAACGGCGAGGTGGTTCCCTGCTGCTACGACTACAACAACCAGATCATCCTCGGCAATGCTTTCGAAACGCCGGTGCTGGAGATACTGAACAACCGGAAGTACCGGCTGTTGCGTCATGCGCACCGCACGAAGCGGTTCGACATGTTCCCCTACTGCAACCAATGCGACCAGCTTCTTCCCCATGCCGATGCGCTTGTGTTCACGAACCGGCACAACCTGCCCGCGGAAGAGGCGGTGAAGCTGTCCAACACCGACCTGTTCGACCTGGTGGCGGGGAGAGAGATGGCCGACGACCAGCTTTCGTCCAGGTATAAGGGCAAGCGGTAGCTCGAACGCAGAACCTGCCTGACTTGTGAAAGAGATACGGTTTCTTCATCGCCCCCCCGGAGCCGTGGCTGAAGGATTCGTTCTCGATCTCCGCGAATCCGCGGATCAACTCGATCTGGTGTATTCCCGGAACGAGGCCCGGTGGAAGACGTTCTTCATCGACTGGCTCGGCGGGCTGAACAGGCGGAATGCCGGGGTCGGGTGGTGGGCGCATGTGAGCGCGGTCAAGAATTTCCTCTCCTCGCCCCTGGGCAACCGGGTTTTCCAGCTTCTCGCCCTTCGCGAGGTCGTGGAAACGCAGGGTGTCGAGCGATTGTTCGTGCTGGGCGCCCATCCCGCGCAGATCAGAGCGACCGAGCGGTGGGCGGAATCTTCGGGGATATCCGTCAGGGCGACATGGCGCGCCCGGCTTCCGTGGGCCTTGCCGCGCCTGACCGGCCTGCGCATCCTCGTCCAGTTCGTCCGGGCCGTCCGGCATTTCGGGTTCCGGAGACCCATGCCGGTACAGGCGGCGCACCCTCCCGACCTGTGCATCTTCACTTACGTCGATGCTTCGCTGCGCGAAGGCAGCGATGCGTTTT is drawn from Candidatus Nitricoxidivorans perseverans and contains these coding sequences:
- a CDS encoding SPASM domain-containing protein — encoded protein: MSLDDRELSDALAALEGEPEITALLHPEVRYEVTDRCNATCIMCPRDKHEHGREHGIMDQAKYERSIDEVACLGARKLVLTGFGEPLLDKKLERKVAYARDKGLSTYIITNASALNAARSRKLIEAGLSEVRVSFYGMRAETYNAVMRKLDFGRTMSNVLEFLRIRDEMGAATRVQMSYLEMEQNREDTAAFLEFWEPRVNAVEVWKPHNFGDGRDFRARLDDSCKTTCGRPENGPLQIQWNGEVVPCCYDYNNQIILGNAFETPVLEILNNRKYRLLRHAHRTKRFDMFPYCNQCDQLLPHADALVFTNRHNLPAEEAVKLSNTDLFDLVAGREMADDQLSSRYKGKR
- a CDS encoding methyltransferase domain-containing protein, with protein sequence MDFQSMRHAPFLVDMLRARLARDADMQQLRDTYLPGNCAELPEMSSAKLWNSLSGYEDVPEVRLRRLARVAELLPDEGRILDIGVGWGEIIPLLSGKKGRKYVGLDFSEAMIDQVRKKFPEVELIHGDISHLPGSFDVIMALEVCEHIVAHKVMEFYRQIAERLSNGGIFVVTVPLHEDLKGMTLCCPGCGTWHNRMGHVRSYTPKLIESELRLAGFSILSMDFIYAHFPSGVLGALKRHVVDVGRKLLGFGATSPLNAIVVASRNADA
- a CDS encoding glycosyltransferase translates to MNNSIAVVIPTKDRPDDLRTMLASLGAQTRRPDQVIVVDGSDPDIRHVVEAFPELGIDYVRVFPPSLSRQRNAGMARLREGISLAGYLDDDLVLEPEAVERMMSFWEGADSTVGGAAFSITNFPAPRHVPLKSLFWIDSAKPGRVLPSGVVSSLMCEGGDLETDWLCGGATIWRREVIDTYRYDEWYQGTGFLEDVDYSFSVRERYRLFLVASARLAHYSHPVRPERQFLLGKWQIVNRMRLVRKFRSRGLSPWKSWVASVALTALNFGQALVARDGQYLNRARGNFAGLFSELSGRREQIGGHLK